Proteins encoded together in one Prunus dulcis chromosome 3, ALMONDv2, whole genome shotgun sequence window:
- the LOC117620628 gene encoding protein ACCELERATED CELL DEATH 6-like isoform X1 — protein sequence MDPLTNREVPTATELPSQEREAHHQIQDSEETDGDADNLLLYQQLYSYATQGKTNKFHDTIEKKLRDPNTRVQFLSRRSPQNNTFVHIAVSSGHVELAAKILQQHKHLLLEKNFEGDTALHIAAKAGDVDTTTNTLLREAQGTINVENTGDVLTLLRMKNNEENTALHEALIRGHQLVAKCLIEADPAVSLYINKEQKSPLYLAAEQGLVEIVKLIEEKAVKKNTEIQGKSPLFAAILGCQKKEVLKIISNMEANILNSKDEKGRTPLHCAASIGYLEGVRFLGKRLVDSHRKDNCGNFPIHFASSKGHVDIVKELLLHCPDSMELRNSSDQNILHVAARCGEDNLVKYFLKNVEFQMLINQKDNRGNTPLHLGKMYHHPKVVDLFTLDRRTNLKVLNDRGMTALGISESTLETSASYDGVSLCYIYFYHITDADDSGYHY from the exons ATGGATCCGTTAACTAATAGGGAGGTACCGACTGCAACGGAACTACCATCACAGGAAAGGGAAGCGCATCATCAAATACAGGACTCTGAGGAAACAGATGGTGATGCTGATAACTTGCTCTTGTACCAGCAGCTGTACAGCTATGCTACTCaaggcaaaacaaataaatttcacGACACTATTGAAAAGAAGCTTCGGGATCCCAATACTCGCGTTCAGTTTCTGTCTCGACGGAGCCCCCAGAATAACACATTCGTTCACATAGCTGTGAGCTCCGGCCATGTCGAACTAGCAGCCAAGATCTTACAACAACACAAGCACCTTTTGTTAGAGAAAAACTTTGAAGGCGACACCGCTCTTCACATTGCGGCCAAAGCTGGGGATGTAGATACGACAACAAACACTCTTCTGCGTGAAGCACAAGGAACCATAAACGTTGAAAATACTGGTGATGTATTGACGTTGCTGAggatgaaaaataatgagGAAAACACTGCCTTGCACGAGGCCCTGATTCGAGGTCACCAATTAGTAGCCAAGTGTTTGATAGAGGCCGATCCTGCCGTTTCACTTTACATTAATAAAGAACAAAAGTCCCCTTTGTATTTGGCCGCTGAACAAGGGCTTGTTGAGATAGTGAAGCtaatagaagaaaaagcaGTAAAGAAGAACACAGAAATTCAAGGCAAGTCCCCGTTGTTTGCTGCAATTCTAGGCTGCCAGAAAAAAG AAGTCCTAAAGATAATATCAAACATGGAAGCAAATATTTTGAACTCAAAAGATGAGAAAGGGAGGACTCCACTGCATTGTGCAGCATCAATTGGTTATCTAGAAGGGGTTCGCTTCTTAGGCAAACGTCTCGTGGATTCTCATCGAAAGGATAATTGTGGGAACTTTCCGATCCATTTTGCATCAAGCAAAGGTCATGTCGACATTGTTAAAGAGCTGCTTCTACATTGTCCCGATTCAATGGAACTGAGGAACTCAAGTGACCAAAATATACTCCATGTTGCAGCAAGATGTGGCGAGGACAATCTTGTCAAATATTTTCTCAAGAATGTTGAGTTTCAAATGTTGATAAACCAAAAAGACAACAGAGGAAATACTCCTTTGCACTTGGGAAAGATGTACCATCATCCCAAGGTTGTGGACCTTTTCACTTTGGATAGAAGGACCAACTTAAAGGTCTTGAATGATAGGGGCATGACAGCTCTTGGCATTTCAGAAAGCACTTTGGAAACTAGTGCATCATATGATGGGGTAAGTTTGTGCTATATCTACTTTTATCATATTACTGATGCTGATGATTCTGGCTATCATTACTAA
- the LOC117620628 gene encoding protein ACCELERATED CELL DEATH 6-like isoform X2 yields the protein MDPLTNREVPTATELPSQEREAHHQIQDSEETDGDADNLLLYQQLYSYATQGKTNKFHDTIEKKLRDPNTRVQFLSRRSPQNNTFVHIAVSSGHVELAAKILQQHKHLLLEKNFEGDTALHIAAKAGDVDTTTNTLLREAQGTINVENTGDVLTLLRMKNNEENTALHEALIRGHQLVAKCLIEADPAVSLYINKEQKSPLYLAAEQGLVEIVKLIEEKAVKKNTEIQGKSPLFAAILGCQKKEVLKIISNMEANILNSKDEKGRTPLHCAASIGYLEGVRFLGKRLVDSHRKDNCGNFPIHFASSKGHVDIVKELLLHCPDSMELRNSSDQNILHVAARCGEDNLVKYFLKNVEFQMLINQKDNRGNTPLHLGKMYHHPKVVDLFTLDRRTNLKVLNDRGMTALGISESTLETSASYDGLP from the exons ATGGATCCGTTAACTAATAGGGAGGTACCGACTGCAACGGAACTACCATCACAGGAAAGGGAAGCGCATCATCAAATACAGGACTCTGAGGAAACAGATGGTGATGCTGATAACTTGCTCTTGTACCAGCAGCTGTACAGCTATGCTACTCaaggcaaaacaaataaatttcacGACACTATTGAAAAGAAGCTTCGGGATCCCAATACTCGCGTTCAGTTTCTGTCTCGACGGAGCCCCCAGAATAACACATTCGTTCACATAGCTGTGAGCTCCGGCCATGTCGAACTAGCAGCCAAGATCTTACAACAACACAAGCACCTTTTGTTAGAGAAAAACTTTGAAGGCGACACCGCTCTTCACATTGCGGCCAAAGCTGGGGATGTAGATACGACAACAAACACTCTTCTGCGTGAAGCACAAGGAACCATAAACGTTGAAAATACTGGTGATGTATTGACGTTGCTGAggatgaaaaataatgagGAAAACACTGCCTTGCACGAGGCCCTGATTCGAGGTCACCAATTAGTAGCCAAGTGTTTGATAGAGGCCGATCCTGCCGTTTCACTTTACATTAATAAAGAACAAAAGTCCCCTTTGTATTTGGCCGCTGAACAAGGGCTTGTTGAGATAGTGAAGCtaatagaagaaaaagcaGTAAAGAAGAACACAGAAATTCAAGGCAAGTCCCCGTTGTTTGCTGCAATTCTAGGCTGCCAGAAAAAAG AAGTCCTAAAGATAATATCAAACATGGAAGCAAATATTTTGAACTCAAAAGATGAGAAAGGGAGGACTCCACTGCATTGTGCAGCATCAATTGGTTATCTAGAAGGGGTTCGCTTCTTAGGCAAACGTCTCGTGGATTCTCATCGAAAGGATAATTGTGGGAACTTTCCGATCCATTTTGCATCAAGCAAAGGTCATGTCGACATTGTTAAAGAGCTGCTTCTACATTGTCCCGATTCAATGGAACTGAGGAACTCAAGTGACCAAAATATACTCCATGTTGCAGCAAGATGTGGCGAGGACAATCTTGTCAAATATTTTCTCAAGAATGTTGAGTTTCAAATGTTGATAAACCAAAAAGACAACAGAGGAAATACTCCTTTGCACTTGGGAAAGATGTACCATCATCCCAAGGTTGTGGACCTTTTCACTTTGGATAGAAGGACCAACTTAAAGGTCTTGAATGATAGGGGCATGACAGCTCTTGGCATTTCAGAAAGCACTTTGGAAACTAGTGCATCATATGATGGG CTCCCATGA
- the LOC117621829 gene encoding uncharacterized protein LOC117621829, giving the protein MVPLVQMIPAVKEEENGVIQLYSSEQNPRDSSSLPELDQILVEPGPGMETKITTAAAGQIQNKAVATAWWLINRLVNCLEYPRTWLEDTRGMLMIVATMISTTTFEAAVNPPGGVWQDNNINSSAGGTTYCTHDNICTAGTSVAGSGFPKDFLDFVTHNTISYISSLSVTLLLVGGFPLRNRVIMWLLSMAMCLTLTSLARTYIHALMIVFPNTEIYKSYEKISQISIVVWVTLLGIIAAIHTIRLIIWLARKLWGRFKHKIPKSLRNVIDSLVDSSRARHRTKKF; this is encoded by the coding sequence ATGGTACCACTTGTGCAGATGATACCTGCcgtaaaagaagaagaaaatggcgTGATCCAGTTATATTCTTCAGAACAAAATCCGAGAGACTCAAGCAGCCTACCTGAACTTGATCAAATTTTGGTTGAGCCAGGCCCAGGTatggaaacaaaaataacTACTGCCGCTGCTGGTCAGATTCAGAACAAAGCAGTAGCGACAGCTTGGTGGCTGATAAATAGACTGGTAAATTGCTTGGAGTACCCAAGAACTTGGTTGGAAGATACACGTGGCATGCTGATGATTGTGGCAACCATGATATCAACCACAACTTTCGAAGCTGCAGTTAATCCACCCGGTGGTGTTTGGCAAGACAATAATATCAATAGTAGCGCTGGAGGTACTACTTATTGCACCCATGATAACATATGCACTGCTGGAACTTCAGTGGCAGGCAGCGGCTTCCCAAAAGACTTCCTCGACTTCGTAACACACAATACCATCTCGTATATTTCTTCTCTCAGTGTCACCCTTTTGCTTGTTGGCGGATTTCCCCTCCGGAATCGTGTAATTATGTGGCTTTTATCAATGGCCATGTGTCTCACTCTTACTTCTCTGGCACGCACCTATATACATGCTCTTATGATAGTGTTCCCTAATACTGAAATTTACAAATCATATGAAAAGATATCCCAGATATCCATTGTGGTTTGGGTTACATTGCTTGGGATCATAGCTGCAATCCACACCATTCGTCTTATCATTTGGTTGGCGAGGAAGTTGTGGGGCAGGTTCAAGCATAAGATCCCAAAAAGCCTCAGGAACGTGATTGATAGTTTGGTGGATAGTTCGAGAGCACGTCACCGTACCAAAAAATTCTGA